The Streptomyces racemochromogenes DNA segment CGGGAGGCCGCCGAGGTAGGGGTCGACGGCGCTCTTGTCGAACTCCTCCGGGGACCAGCCGCCGAGCGCCCCGAGCCAGGGTGCGGTGAGGGCCATGAGGACGAAGAGGAGGACGACGGCGGCGCTGACGCGGACGGCGGGGCGACGGCGCAGTTCCCGCCGAGCGAGCTGCCAGGGGCTGCTGCCCGGCGCCGCCGCGGGCCGTCCGGCCGGGGTGTCGGGCGCGGGGGCGGCGCCGGGTGTGGTGGTGGTCATGGTGTCGGTGGCCTCGGGGTTCCTCAGCCCTGGCTCTTGGACGGGTCCTTGAGGCCGACGGTCCCGTAGTCGATGGTGCCGGTCCAGGAGGGGTGGCCGTAGGCGCCGGCGATGTTGGGGCCGACGAGCAGCGGCTTGCGCTCCATGAGGACCGGGATGGAGGGGGACTTCTTCATGATCTCGGCGTCGAGGTCGATCCAGGCCTGGTTGGCCTGCTTCGCGTCGGCCATCGCGTTGATCTCGTCGATCCGCTTCATGGTGGCCTCGTCGCGGAACTGGGAGTAGTTGCCCTGGTTGCCCTTGTCCTTGATGGTGCGTCCGTCGAAGACGAAGGGCATCCAGGTGGAGCCGGAGGGGTAGTCGGGGCACCAGCCGGTGTAGGTCATGTCGGGGGTGGTGGAGAGGTCGCCGATGACGTCGTAGTACGCGCCGGGGTCGACGGTGTCGATGACGACCTGGATGCCGGCCCGGGACAGGCCCTGCTGGATGGCCTCGGCCTTGCCCTTGTCGCCGGTGGAGACGGAGAGGGTGACCTTGAGGTTCTCCTTGCCGGCGGCCTTGAGGAGTTCCTTCGCCTTGGCCGGGTCGCCGGCCGGGGGGATCTTCAGGGTGTCGGCCTGCTTGCCGCCGGAGAGGGCCGGGGGCAGGTAGGCGGTGGCGACCTCGTTGAGGGCGGGGCCGCCGCCCGCGGTGATGACGGCCTCCTTGTCGACCGCGTACTGCATGGCCTCGCGGACCTTGGGGTCGTTGAAGGGGGCGCGGGAGTTGTTCAGGTGGAGCATGACCGTACAGCCCTGGGACTCGGCGAGCATGCGGGCCTTGACCTCGGGCTTGGGCAGCACCTTGGGGGCGCTCTCGGGACGCATGTTGGCGTACTCGACGGCGGAGGCGTCGGCGCCCTCGCCGGCGATGATGCGGTCGTCGATCTGGCCGCCCTTGAGGCCCATGACGACCACGAACTTGTCCGGGTAGGCCTTGCGGACGGTGTCGGTCCTGGGGTCCCAGTGCTCGTTGCGGACGAGCACGAGCTTCTTGTCGCGGTCGTACGTCTCGATCTTGTACGGGCCGGAGGAGAACGGGCGGGCGTCGTACTGGGTGCCCTTCTCCTGGGACTGCGGGACGGGCGCGAAGGTGGGGAGGGTGGCGGTCTGCGAGAACTCGGCGACGGGGCGCTTGAGTTCGAAGACGATCGTGCGGTCGTCGGGGGTCTTGACGGAGTCGAGGTGCTGTCCCTGGAGCGGGCCCTTGTAGCCCTCGGCGCCGGCCAGGTACTGGGCGGCGTAGTCGGGGCCGCCGGTCAGGTCGGGGGCGAAGGAGCGCTCGACGTTGTACTTGACGTCCTGGGCCTTGATGGGGCTGCCGTCCTCGTACTTGAGGCCTTCCTTGAGGGTGAAGGTCCAGGTGCGGCCGCCGTTGGAGGGGGTGCCGAGGTCGGTGGCGAGGTCGGGGACGAGCTCACTGCCGGCCTTGCCGGGCTCCGCCTTGAAGGTGACGAGCGTGCGGTAGAGCAGCCGGGTGCCGAAGTCCATCGTCGGCATCGTCCAGTTGCGGGCCGGGTCCAGGTGGGAGAAGTCCTGGTTGGACAGGACGGTGAGGGTGCCGCCCTTGACCGGGGTACCGCCCAGGACCTTCCCGTCGTTGCCGGCGGCGGGGTTGGACGCGCCGCCGGCCGCGGGGCCCTTCTTGGGGTCGGAGCATCCCGAGGCGCCGAGTACGAGCGCCGCCACCAGGGCGGTGGCGAGGGTGAGCTGGGTGCGCTTGGTCATGGGTCACTCCAGGGAAGGGCCGCGCTTCAGCACGCTTGAGCACGCGCTTTAGGATGTGACCGGTAACATAGTAATGTGAAATTGTACTGACAAGAGGTTGCCGCCGCCGTTATTCAGCCGTGTCCAAATCCGTTGCCGGAAACGCGAGTTGGGCCCGGACCGATAGGTCCGGGCCCTGCGGGGTCAGACGCCCGAGCCGAGACCGCCCTGGGGGCGGCCCACGGGCTCGTCGCGGCCCTGCGCCCAGAGCGAGCGGACGTGGCCCAGGTGGCGCTGCATGCAGGCCTCGGCCGCCTCCGCGTCACCGGCGATCATCAGGTCGAGCAGCTCGATGTGCTCCTCGGCGGAGGAGACCAGCTTGCCGGCCTCGTCCAGGCCCGTGAGGCCGTACAGCCGGGAGCGCTTGCGCAGGTCGCCGACGGTCTCGACCAGGCGCTCGTTGCCGGCGAGGGCGAGCAGCCCGAGGTGGAAGCGGCGGTCGGCCTCCAGGTAGCCGATGAGGTTGTGCTCGCGGGCGCTGCTGACGATCTCCTCGGCGACCGGGCGCAGCTGCTCCAGCTGCTCCGCCGTGGCCATCCGGGTGACCCGGCCGACGGTCGGGACCTCGATCATCGTGCGGAGTTCGGTGTACTGGTCGAGGTCGCGCTCGCTGACCTCGGTGATCCGGAAGCCCTTGTTGCGGACCGGCTCCACCAGGCCCTCGCGGGCGAGGTCCAGCATGGCCTCGCGGACCGGGGTGGCCGAGACCCCGAGCTCGGCGGCGAGGCCCGGGGCCGAGTAGACGCTGCCGGGGCGCAGCTCACCCGCTATCAGCGCGGCGCGCAGGGCGTGGCCGACCTGGTCGCGCAGCCGCTCCTGGGCCTTGATGAGACTGTGCTGCTTCAGGTCACCCATTGCTCTTCCTCCGAGACCCCGCACACCACCGACGTGCGGAGGAACAGCGTACAATGTCACGTTTCGCTGTTCGCTCCGGTCGCGTGGTACATCGCCACCGCGACGGCAAGATCTTCCCAGGCCATGCCCACGCTCTTGAAGAGCTGTGGACAACTCGGCCTCCCGCCCGGGCCATTGCGCCCCGAGACCAGGTCGGCGAGGGTGCCGGCGATGTGACCGGGCCCGATCGCCCCCTCGGCCTCCGGCACCAGCAGGTCCCCGGCCTCGCGCAGCGCGGCCGCCCGCGACTCCACGTACACCGCCGCGCGTCGCACGAGGGCGGTGTCGGTCTCCCGGGCGTCCGGCTCGTGCGAGCCGACGGCGACGACCACCGCCCCCGGGGCCACCAGACGCCCGTCGAAGAGCGGCTCGCGGGCGGTGGTGCAGCACAGGACCAGGTCGGCTCCGGCCACGTCGGCGGGCGTGCCCGTGCGGGCCGGGACGCCCAGGCCCCGCGCGTGCGCCGCGAGCCGTTCCGCGCGGCCCGGGTCGCGGGCCACCACCACCGCCCCGGCCAGGTCCCGCAGTTCCAGCACCGCTTCGAGGTGCCCGTACGCCTGCGGTCCCGAGCCGAACAGCACCAGCCGCAGCGGGCGCCCGGGAGCGGTCAGGTACCGCAGGGCGAGCGCGGAGACCGCCGGGGTGCGCAGGGCCGTCAGGGCGGCGCCGTCCAGGAGGGCCAGCGGGCGCAGGGTGGGGCCGTCCAGCAGGAGGTAGCTGCCGGTGATCCGGGGCAGTCCCCGCGCCGGGTTGCCGGGGGCCACCCCGGCGATCTTCACCCCCGCGTACGCGCCCGACGCGGCCGGCATCAGCAGCAGTTCGCCGCCGGGCGCCGGCACGCTGGTGCGCTGCGGGCAGGCCTCCGGGTCCAGGCCGGCGCGCAGGGCGGCCTCCAGGGCGTCGGCGGCCCGCCCCGCGGTGAGCAGGCCGGCCGTCTCGCGGGCGTCCAGCTGGAGGAGGCCCGCGGCGGGGAGGCCCGTCACAGCAGGAAGCCCGCGCCGAGGGCGTCGTACGGGTCGGCGGTGAAGGCGTGCTCGCCGGTGCGGTAGGCGGCCCCGGTGACCTCGGTGACCCCGCCCGCGAGGAACCGCCCGGTGAAGACGGTGCCGGTCACCGACTCGTGCAGCAGGTCCTCCCCCGCCCCCAGCCGGCCGTCCTCCGCCAGCAGCGCGAGCCGGGCGGAGGTGCCCGAACCGCAGGGCGAGCGGTCGACCTGCCCGTCGGCGAAGACGGTGACGTTGCGCTGGTGCGGCCCGAAGGGGGTGTCGGGGAGCTCCTCGTACAGCACCACCCCGTAGACCCCGGACAGCAGCGGGCCGCCGGGGTGCCAGGTCGCCGGGTGGGTGGCCAGGGCGGCCCGGACCTCCCGTCCGGCGCGCACGAGCTCGGGCAGGGCGGCGCGGGTGACCTCCAGGCCGAGGTCCCGCGCGGCGACCGAGGCGTAGCAGGCCCCGGCGTGGGCGATGTCCACCTCCGCGAGGCCGAGGGTGGTGGCGACCGGGACCTTGCGGGCGGCCACCCGGGCCGGGACGTTGCGGAAGGTGACCCCGCTGGTGCGGCCCTGGGACCGGTGGACGGTGGCGGTGACCCGGCCCGACGGCACGTCGATGCGGACCTGGGCGTCCCCGTCGTCGGGCGCCGGGACGCGGCCGGTGTCCACGGCCCAGGCGCCGAGCGCCATGGTGCCGTGGCCACAGGCGGTGGAGTAGCCGTCCTTGTGCCAGAACAGCACCCCCAGGTGGGCGCCGTCGTCGTCCGGGGGCACCACGAACCCCCCGTACATGCCGGCGTGCCCGCGCGGCTCCTGCACCAGCAGGCGCCGCACCTCGTCCAGCGGGCTGCGGCGCGGCATGGTGCCGGAGCCCCCGGGGCCGATGGCCGTGGCGCAGCGCTCGGCGACGGTGTCACCGGGGACGGGGGGCAGCCCGCCGGCGGTGAAGTCGACGATCCGGAAGGGCTCGCCCGCCGTGTGGTAGTCGGTGGTGCGGACGGTGGTCACAGCAGGAACCCTCCGGGGAAGGGGTCGGTCGGGTCGAGGAAGTACTGGGCGGTGCCGGTGATCCAGGCCCGCCCGGTGACGGTGGGGACCACCGCCGGCCGGCCGCCGACCGTGGTCTCCCCGACGAGGCGGCCGGTGAACTCGGTGCCGATGAAGGACTCGTTGACGAAGTCCGTGCCGAGCGGCAGCAGCCCCCGGGCGTGCAGCTGGGCCATGCGCGCGCTGGTCCCCGTACCGCAGGGCGAGCGGTCGAACCAGCCGGGGTGGATGGCCATGGCGTGCCGGGAGCGGCGGGCGTCGGAGCCGGGGGCGGCGAGATAGACGTGCTTGACCCCGGCGATGGAGGGGTTCTCGGGGTGGACGGGGCGGTCGGGTCCGGCGTTGACCGCGTCCATGACCGCGAGGCCGGCGGCGATCAGGTCGTCCTTGCGGGCCCGGTCGAAGGGCAGTCCGAGGGCGTCGAGTTCGACGAAGGCGTAGAAGTTGCCGCCGTAGGCGAGGTCGTAGCCGACCGTGCCGAATCCGGGCACCTCGGCCTTCAGGCCGAGGCCCACGCAGAAGGCCGGGACGTTGGTGAGGGTGACGGCGGTGGCCGCGCCGTCCTCGACGCGTACGTCGACGCTCACCAGTCCGGCCGGGGTGTCGAGCCGGACCGTGGTGACCGGCTCGACGGCCGGGACCATGCCGGTCTCGACCAGGACGGTGGCCACCCCGATCGTCCCGTGCCCGCACATGGGCAGCAGGCCCGACACCTCGATGTAGAGCACGCCGAAGTCGGCGTCGGGCCGGGTGGGGGGCTGCAGGATGGCACCGCTCATCGCCGCGTGGCCGCGCGGTTCGTACATGAGCAGGGTGCGGACGTGGTCCATGTGCTCCATGAAGTGGAGCCGCTTGTCGGCCATGGTGGCACCGGGGATCACCCCGACGCCGCCGGTGATCACCCGCGTGGGCATGCCCTCGGTGTGGGAGTCCACGGCGTGGTAGATGTGGCGCGTGCGCATTCCAGTCCCCCCGGGGATCAGTTGAGGCCTTCGGCCAGGGCCTTCTCGGTGGCGGCGCGCACGGCGGCCTCGGTCTCCCCGGTGAGGGGGAAGCGCGGGGGGCGGGTGGCGCCGCCGGGGCGTCCGGCGAGGTCCATGGAGAGCTTGATGGCCTGGACGAACTCGGTCTTGGAGTCCCAGCGCAGCAGGGAGTGCAGGGACTTGTAGAGCGGCAGGGCGGTGGCGAGGTCGCCGGCGACGGCGGCCCGGTACAGGGTCGCGCAGGACCGCGGCAGGGCGTTGGGGTAGCCGGCGATCCAGCCGACGGCGCCGGCGAGGGCGAGTTCGAGCAGGACGTCGTCGGCGCCGATGAGCAGGTCGAGGCCCGGGGCGAGCTCGGCGATCTCGTAGGCGCGGCGGACGTCTCCGCTGAACTCCTTGACGGCGACGATGCTGCCGTCGGCGTGCAGGCGGGCGAGGAGCGCGGGGGTCAGGTCGACCTTGGTGTCGTACGGGTTGTTGTACGCGACCACCGGCAGGCCCGACCGGGCGACCTCGGCGTAGTGGGCGCGCACGGTCTCGTCGTCGGCGCGGAAGGCGTTGGGGGGCAGGAGCAGGACCGAGCCCGCGCCGGCCTCGGCGGCCTGGTCGGCCCAGCGGCGGGCCTCGGCGCTGCCGTACGCGGCCACGCCGGGCATCACGCGGGCGCCGTCGCCGGCGGCCTCGACGGCGGTGCGGACGACACGGGCCCGCTCCTCGTCGGTGAGGGTCTGGTACTCGCCGAGGGAGCCGTTGGGGACGACGCCGTCGCAGCCGTTGGCGATGAGCCAGGCGACGTGTTCGGCGTAGGCGTCGTGGTCGACGGAGAGGTCCGCGCGCAGGGGCAGGGCGGTGGCGACCATGATGCCGTGCCAGGGGCGGGTGCGGGTGTCGGCGCTGGGCGCGGGGGTGGGCGCGTGGGTCATGAAGGACTCCCTAGTGTGGTGTGTGACATTTTACTAGTGGGCGTGAGTCGGCCACAAGGGTCCGGGCGGACCCGATCAGTGGCCCGGGGCGGGAAGTTCGGCGTCCGGTGACGCCGGCGGCGGAGCCTGCGGCTCCAGGGCCGCGAGGTGGCGCAGCGGGACCGGGCAGGACAGGGGGCGCCGGTCGGGTGCCGGGGCCCCGCCCGCCAGGGCCGCCACGGCCGGACCGCACATCCGGCCCTGGCACCAGCCCATTCCGGCCCGGGTGAGGAGCTTGACCGTACGGGCGTCCCGCGCCCCCAGGTCCCGCACCGCCTCGCGGATCCGGCCGGCCGGGACCTCCTCGCAGCGGCAGACGTCCGTCTCCTCCCGCAGCCAGCCCGTCCAGCCGGTACCCGGGCGGTGGGCGGCGGCCATCGCGTCGGCGAAGGCGCGCAGCCGGGCGCGGCGGCGGACCAGGGCGGCGGGGGCCGGGCGGCCCGCTGCCGCGTGCGCGGCGATCTCCCCCTCGGTGAGGGCGAGTTCGGCTCCGCCGATGCCGCCCGTCTCCCCGGCGGACCAGATGCCGGGCACCGAGGTGCGCTGCTCCGCGTCCACGTCCAGGGCGGCCGTGCCGTCGGCCGTCTCGCGGGTGGCGCAGCCGAGGGCGGTGGCCAGTTCCAGCTGCGGCACCAGGCCGTGGCCCACGGCGAGGGCGTCGCAGGGGATCCGGCGCGCCGTGCCGGGCAGGGGCTGCCAGTCGCCGTCGAGGCGGGTGACGGTGACGGCCTCCACGCGGGTGGTGCCGTGCGCCTCGGTGACGGCGTGCCGGGTCAGCAGCCGGACGCCGTGGCGCAGCAGGGCGCCGCCGTACGCGGCGCCTTCGACGAGCTTGGCGGGGTTGCGCAGGAGGGCGGGGGCCTGGGGGGCGTACGCGGTGTACGCGGCGGCCTCGACCACGGCGGGGACGGTGGCCCCCGCGGCGGCGAGGGAACCGGCCACGGCGAGCAGGAGGGGGCCGGAGCCGGCGACGACGACGCGGCGGCCGGGCAGGACGAGGTTGTTCTTCAGCATGGCCTGGGCGCCGCCGGCGCCGACCACCCCGGGGAGGGTCCAGCCGGGGAACGGCAGCTGGCGCTCGTAGGCGCCGGTGGCCAGGAGGACGTGGCGGGCGCGGAGGGCCGCCGGGGTCTCGTCGGGGGCGTGGCCCGCCACGGCGTGCAGGATCCAGCCGTCTTCCCCGGCCGGGACCACCGTCCAGACGTGGTGGGCCGGGAGGTACGTGACGCGGCCCGCCTCGCGGTGGGCGCGGAGGGCGGCCTCACGGGTGGCGAAGGCGCGCCAGCCGTGGTGCAGGGCCTGGGGGCGGGTGGCGCCGAGGGCGGGGGCGGGGTGGCGGTAGTACTGGCCGCCGGGGCGGTCGGCGGCGTCCAGGAGGGTGACGCGCAGACCGAGGCGGGCGGCGGTGACGGCCGCGGCCAGGCCGGCGGGGCCGGCGCCGATCACCGCCAGGTCGGCGGTCCGGTCCGGGGTGGTGTGCTCAGACGGCGAGGTCGGCATGGCCGGTGCCCTCCTGGGTGGTGACGGAGTCTCCGGGGCGGGCCGGGACGAGGCAGGCCCGCTGGTTGGGGCGGCCGTTGACGGTGGCGAGGCAGTCGTAGCAGGCGCCGATGCCGCAGAAGGCCCCGCGGGGGGTGCCGCCCTCGCGGGTGGTGCGCCAGGCGAGGATTCCGGCGGCCCAGAGGACGGCCGCGAGGGACTGGCCCTGCTGGGCCGGGAGTTCGCGGCCGTCGAAGGTCACGGGGAACGTAGCCTCCGGGCTGCCGCCCACCAGCTCGCGCGGGCTGCGCATCAGGGGTCTCCTCGGGGTTGGTCGGTGTGCCGTTGCCCTGGCCGGGCGGGGTGCGGGTGGGGTGCGGGTGGGGTG contains these protein-coding regions:
- a CDS encoding dihydrodipicolinate synthase family protein, coding for MTHAPTPAPSADTRTRPWHGIMVATALPLRADLSVDHDAYAEHVAWLIANGCDGVVPNGSLGEYQTLTDEERARVVRTAVEAAGDGARVMPGVAAYGSAEARRWADQAAEAGAGSVLLLPPNAFRADDETVRAHYAEVARSGLPVVAYNNPYDTKVDLTPALLARLHADGSIVAVKEFSGDVRRAYEIAELAPGLDLLIGADDVLLELALAGAVGWIAGYPNALPRSCATLYRAAVAGDLATALPLYKSLHSLLRWDSKTEFVQAIKLSMDLAGRPGGATRPPRFPLTGETEAAVRAATEKALAEGLN
- a CDS encoding ornithine cyclodeaminase family protein produces the protein MTGLPAAGLLQLDARETAGLLTAGRAADALEAALRAGLDPEACPQRTSVPAPGGELLLMPAASGAYAGVKIAGVAPGNPARGLPRITGSYLLLDGPTLRPLALLDGAALTALRTPAVSALALRYLTAPGRPLRLVLFGSGPQAYGHLEAVLELRDLAGAVVVARDPGRAERLAAHARGLGVPARTGTPADVAGADLVLCCTTAREPLFDGRLVAPGAVVVAVGSHEPDARETDTALVRRAAVYVESRAAALREAGDLLVPEAEGAIGPGHIAGTLADLVSGRNGPGGRPSCPQLFKSVGMAWEDLAVAVAMYHATGANSET
- a CDS encoding ABC transporter substrate-binding protein, encoding MTKRTQLTLATALVAALVLGASGCSDPKKGPAAGGASNPAAGNDGKVLGGTPVKGGTLTVLSNQDFSHLDPARNWTMPTMDFGTRLLYRTLVTFKAEPGKAGSELVPDLATDLGTPSNGGRTWTFTLKEGLKYEDGSPIKAQDVKYNVERSFAPDLTGGPDYAAQYLAGAEGYKGPLQGQHLDSVKTPDDRTIVFELKRPVAEFSQTATLPTFAPVPQSQEKGTQYDARPFSSGPYKIETYDRDKKLVLVRNEHWDPRTDTVRKAYPDKFVVVMGLKGGQIDDRIIAGEGADASAVEYANMRPESAPKVLPKPEVKARMLAESQGCTVMLHLNNSRAPFNDPKVREAMQYAVDKEAVITAGGGPALNEVATAYLPPALSGGKQADTLKIPPAGDPAKAKELLKAAGKENLKVTLSVSTGDKGKAEAIQQGLSRAGIQVVIDTVDPGAYYDVIGDLSTTPDMTYTGWCPDYPSGSTWMPFVFDGRTIKDKGNQGNYSQFRDEATMKRIDEINAMADAKQANQAWIDLDAEIMKKSPSIPVLMERKPLLVGPNIAGAYGHPSWTGTIDYGTVGLKDPSKSQG
- a CDS encoding proline racemase family protein — protein: MTTVRTTDYHTAGEPFRIVDFTAGGLPPVPGDTVAERCATAIGPGGSGTMPRRSPLDEVRRLLVQEPRGHAGMYGGFVVPPDDDGAHLGVLFWHKDGYSTACGHGTMALGAWAVDTGRVPAPDDGDAQVRIDVPSGRVTATVHRSQGRTSGVTFRNVPARVAARKVPVATTLGLAEVDIAHAGACYASVAARDLGLEVTRAALPELVRAGREVRAALATHPATWHPGGPLLSGVYGVVLYEELPDTPFGPHQRNVTVFADGQVDRSPCGSGTSARLALLAEDGRLGAGEDLLHESVTGTVFTGRFLAGGVTEVTGAAYRTGEHAFTADPYDALGAGFLL
- a CDS encoding GntR family transcriptional regulator gives rise to the protein MGDLKQHSLIKAQERLRDQVGHALRAALIAGELRPGSVYSAPGLAAELGVSATPVREAMLDLAREGLVEPVRNKGFRITEVSERDLDQYTELRTMIEVPTVGRVTRMATAEQLEQLRPVAEEIVSSAREHNLIGYLEADRRFHLGLLALAGNERLVETVGDLRKRSRLYGLTGLDEAGKLVSSAEEHIELLDLMIAGDAEAAEACMQRHLGHVRSLWAQGRDEPVGRPQGGLGSGV
- a CDS encoding NAD(P)/FAD-dependent oxidoreductase, with the protein product MPTSPSEHTTPDRTADLAVIGAGPAGLAAAVTAARLGLRVTLLDAADRPGGQYYRHPAPALGATRPQALHHGWRAFATREAALRAHREAGRVTYLPAHHVWTVVPAGEDGWILHAVAGHAPDETPAALRARHVLLATGAYERQLPFPGWTLPGVVGAGGAQAMLKNNLVLPGRRVVVAGSGPLLLAVAGSLAAAGATVPAVVEAAAYTAYAPQAPALLRNPAKLVEGAAYGGALLRHGVRLLTRHAVTEAHGTTRVEAVTVTRLDGDWQPLPGTARRIPCDALAVGHGLVPQLELATALGCATRETADGTAALDVDAEQRTSVPGIWSAGETGGIGGAELALTEGEIAAHAAAGRPAPAALVRRRARLRAFADAMAAAHRPGTGWTGWLREETDVCRCEEVPAGRIREAVRDLGARDARTVKLLTRAGMGWCQGRMCGPAVAALAGGAPAPDRRPLSCPVPLRHLAALEPQAPPPASPDAELPAPGH
- a CDS encoding (2Fe-2S)-binding protein, encoding MMRSPRELVGGSPEATFPVTFDGRELPAQQGQSLAAVLWAAGILAWRTTREGGTPRGAFCGIGACYDCLATVNGRPNQRACLVPARPGDSVTTQEGTGHADLAV
- a CDS encoding proline racemase family protein, which gives rise to MRTRHIYHAVDSHTEGMPTRVITGGVGVIPGATMADKRLHFMEHMDHVRTLLMYEPRGHAAMSGAILQPPTRPDADFGVLYIEVSGLLPMCGHGTIGVATVLVETGMVPAVEPVTTVRLDTPAGLVSVDVRVEDGAATAVTLTNVPAFCVGLGLKAEVPGFGTVGYDLAYGGNFYAFVELDALGLPFDRARKDDLIAAGLAVMDAVNAGPDRPVHPENPSIAGVKHVYLAAPGSDARRSRHAMAIHPGWFDRSPCGTGTSARMAQLHARGLLPLGTDFVNESFIGTEFTGRLVGETTVGGRPAVVPTVTGRAWITGTAQYFLDPTDPFPGGFLL